Proteins found in one Oncorhynchus mykiss isolate Arlee chromosome 3, USDA_OmykA_1.1, whole genome shotgun sequence genomic segment:
- the LOC110507774 gene encoding tripartite motif-containing protein 35, whose translation MNRAIAAILDTTRAIKKDLVSDDISFLQNYKDMLKRAQCTSPDPELVSGALINMAKHLGNLQVRVLEKMLKSVQYTPVILDPNTAHPCLTLSDDLTSMRFSDGIRLLPDNQRGLITIEWSWALRALTLGHTVGIQTSGTIQYGL comes from the exons ATGAACAGAGCGATAGCAGCCATTTTAGACACAACGAGAGCCATAAAGAAGGACCTGGTATCTGATGACATCTCATTCCTGCAG AACTACAAGGACATGTTAAAAAG AGCCCAGTGCACAAGCCCAGATCCAGAGCTTGTTTCTGGAGCGCTGATCAATATGGCAAAACACCTGGGCAACCTGCAGGTCAGAGTTTTGGAGAAGATGCTGAAGTCTGTTCAATACA CGCCTGTGATTCTGGACCCCAACACTGCCCATCCATGTCTCACCCTGTCTGATGATCTGACCAGTATGAGATTCAGTGATGGGATACGGCTGCTTCCTGACAACCAGAGAGGTTTGATAACTATTGAATGGTCCTGGGCTCTGAGGGCTTTGACTCTGGGACACACAGTTGGGATACAGACGTCGGGGACAATACAGTATGGTTTGTAG
- the LOC110507764 gene encoding solute carrier family 25 member 40 isoform X1: MSGNSGKNPVPVDTNGITPFQQMLVSCSGALLTSLFVTPLDVVKIRLQAQKSPFPKGKCFVYCNGLMDHTCVCTNGNSKAWYKAPGHFNGTLDAFIKIGRREGIKSLWSGLPPTLIMAVPATVIYFTCYDQLRAALRVRMGSHAEEAPLLAGALARVGSVTVISPLELIRTKMQSQRSLYRELSEVIHSAVRNEGWRSLWRGWGPTLLRDVPFSAMYWYNYEKGKAWLCKHNNIREPTFAITFISGAVSGSIASIVTLPFDVVKTRRQVEIGELQAMNLSSKASSSTLSVMTKIVAENGVGGLFVGFLPRVIKVAPACAIMISCYEFGKAFFRKHNQERLLTSTT; the protein is encoded by the exons ATGAGTGGTAATTCTGGTAAAAATCCTGTGCCCGTCGACACCAATGGCATTACTCCATTTCAACAGATGTTGGTTTCCTGCTCAGGGGCTCTCCTGACGTCATTGTTTG TCACACCTCTGGATGTTGTCAAGATAAGACTCCAGGCTCAGAAAAGTCCCTTTCCCAAAG GGAAATGCTTTGTGTACTGCAATGGCCTGATGGACCATACCTGTGTGTGTACGAACGGCAACTCCAAGGCCTGGTACAAGGCCCCCGGCCACTTCAACGGCACTCTG GATGCCTTTATTAAGATAGGCCGCAGGGAAGGTATCAAGTCGTTATGGAGCGGCCTCCCTCCAACCCT TATCATGGCGGTCCCGGCGACAGTGATCTACTTCACGTGTTACGACCAACTGCGTGCTGCCCTGAGGGTCAGGATGGGGTCACACGCTGAGGAGGCGCCTTTACTAGCAGGCGCCCTCGCCAGAG TGGGCTCTGTGACAGTGATCAGTCCGTTGGAGCTGATCCGTACTAAGATGCAGTCCCAGAGAAGTTTGTACAGGGAGCTGAGTGAGGTTATCCACTCTGCAGTACGCAACGAGGGCTGGCGGTCTCTCTGGAGGGGCTGGGGACCCACACTGCTTAGAGACGTGCCCTTCTCAG CCATGTACTGGTATAACTATGAGAAGGGGAAGGCGTGGCTGTGTAAGCACAACAATATCAGAGAGCCAACGTTTGCCATCACCTTCATATCCGGAGCGGTGTCTGGATCA ATCGCTTCCATAGTAACTCTTCCCTTCGACGTTGTGAAGACCAGGAGGCAGGTGGAGATAGGGGAACTCCAGGCTATGAATT TGTCGTCCAAggcctcctcctccactctcagtGTGATGACCAAGATTGTGGCTGAGAACGGAGTGGGTGGACTGTTTGTAG GTTTCCTTCCCAGGGTGATCAAGGTGGCCCCAGCCTGTGCCATTATGATCAGCTGTTATGAGTTTGGGAAAGCCTTCTTCCGCAAGCACAACCAGGAGAGGCTGCTGACCAGCACCACCTGA
- the LOC110507764 gene encoding solute carrier family 25 member 40 isoform X2, producing MLVSCSGALLTSLFVTPLDVVKIRLQAQKSPFPKGKCFVYCNGLMDHTCVCTNGNSKAWYKAPGHFNGTLDAFIKIGRREGIKSLWSGLPPTLIMAVPATVIYFTCYDQLRAALRVRMGSHAEEAPLLAGALARVGSVTVISPLELIRTKMQSQRSLYRELSEVIHSAVRNEGWRSLWRGWGPTLLRDVPFSAMYWYNYEKGKAWLCKHNNIREPTFAITFISGAVSGSIASIVTLPFDVVKTRRQVEIGELQAMNLSSKASSSTLSVMTKIVAENGVGGLFVGFLPRVIKVAPACAIMISCYEFGKAFFRKHNQERLLTSTT from the exons ATGTTGGTTTCCTGCTCAGGGGCTCTCCTGACGTCATTGTTTG TCACACCTCTGGATGTTGTCAAGATAAGACTCCAGGCTCAGAAAAGTCCCTTTCCCAAAG GGAAATGCTTTGTGTACTGCAATGGCCTGATGGACCATACCTGTGTGTGTACGAACGGCAACTCCAAGGCCTGGTACAAGGCCCCCGGCCACTTCAACGGCACTCTG GATGCCTTTATTAAGATAGGCCGCAGGGAAGGTATCAAGTCGTTATGGAGCGGCCTCCCTCCAACCCT TATCATGGCGGTCCCGGCGACAGTGATCTACTTCACGTGTTACGACCAACTGCGTGCTGCCCTGAGGGTCAGGATGGGGTCACACGCTGAGGAGGCGCCTTTACTAGCAGGCGCCCTCGCCAGAG TGGGCTCTGTGACAGTGATCAGTCCGTTGGAGCTGATCCGTACTAAGATGCAGTCCCAGAGAAGTTTGTACAGGGAGCTGAGTGAGGTTATCCACTCTGCAGTACGCAACGAGGGCTGGCGGTCTCTCTGGAGGGGCTGGGGACCCACACTGCTTAGAGACGTGCCCTTCTCAG CCATGTACTGGTATAACTATGAGAAGGGGAAGGCGTGGCTGTGTAAGCACAACAATATCAGAGAGCCAACGTTTGCCATCACCTTCATATCCGGAGCGGTGTCTGGATCA ATCGCTTCCATAGTAACTCTTCCCTTCGACGTTGTGAAGACCAGGAGGCAGGTGGAGATAGGGGAACTCCAGGCTATGAATT TGTCGTCCAAggcctcctcctccactctcagtGTGATGACCAAGATTGTGGCTGAGAACGGAGTGGGTGGACTGTTTGTAG GTTTCCTTCCCAGGGTGATCAAGGTGGCCCCAGCCTGTGCCATTATGATCAGCTGTTATGAGTTTGGGAAAGCCTTCTTCCGCAAGCACAACCAGGAGAGGCTGCTGACCAGCACCACCTGA
- the LOC110507732 gene encoding protein DBF4 homolog A isoform X2 produces the protein MKSRRTQKSTKPRLQDPKLADKGHKSASKSHAKPPCESYPAPKKPFTGKLFYLDLPSNRRAETLENDIKRFGGTVEKFFSKEIKYLVSNKREARYVQCHGRDPLVPSPDSGHSSPHPRPHPGSHRDSLKGSSQGQANMVVISRGKSFVKRVVKEQVRIQVNEILTNALEWGVKILYIDDVMAYMEKKKSNVKYTAEKPTATTAAVKKSAKREPTGKPSFQKYKGGRIRKPFVKVVDSSRHYRPIYLAMPNMPEFNLTSAPPCSPFYVEDQEHSGKRPKVHGNRGARVSASEERGQDRARRNREKKRGGYCECCTLKYNNIKAHLRSEQHKAFSRSDEYLVVDRLITTLPFNFSHVKTTQTPTTRSKYSITSQLCVPGPSIQMEEEKEGGVETKELKGGLMSLWSTTVEPPLSQSVENPLEQPRKRSRGAPVPHSTSEGEKRCSYVPDRPQPKHRSLSCKQRCQRGSPRKHRQRAGLSQTPVSNAEIDPSTFDSVANPRLSHQGQRTHTDKDGRSSFSHTEDLQCGDPAGRVKVPSSQHKVAGPSEHHKLRALEESELSHDTLAGDTLSGNAGGVPELEAGDTETHIPPPARTLQRRVRDYRRKRRKVEKQQNAQEQEKTCNVPSSSLLNLWQLFHSSEDMECEFRGFPSCSTPVRTWSASSEAFPAVPLQ, from the exons ATGAAATCTAGACGCACCCAAAAGTCTACAAAACCCCGTTTACAAG ACCCCAAACTCGCTGATAAGGGGCACAAGTCAGCCTCGAAAAGCCATGCCAAACCACCATGTGAATCGTATCCTGCCCCAAAAAAGCCTTTCACTGGGAAACTATTCTACTTAGATTTGCCATCAAACAGAAGAGCAGAGACATTAGAGAATGATATCAAAAGGTTTGGAGGG ACGGTGGAGAAATTCTTCAGCAAGGAGATCAAGTACCTGGTGTCTAATAAGAGAGAGGCCAGGTATGTGCAGTGTCATGGCCGCGACCCTCTTGTCCCAAGCCCTGACTCTGGGCACAGCTCCCCCCACCCTCGCCCCCATCCCGGCAGCCACAGAGACAGCCTCAAAGGAAGCTCCCAGGGCCAGGCAAACATG GTGGTCATAAGCAGGGGCAAGTCTTTTGTGAAGAGAGTTGTAAAAGAGCAG GTGAGAATACAGGTCAACGAGATCCTAACCAATGCTCTGGAGTGGGGAGTGAAAATCCTGTATattgatg ATGTAATGGCTTATATGGAAAAGAAGAAAAGTAATGTTAAGTATACTGCTGAAAAGCCAACCGCAACCACAGCTGCTGTCAAAAAAAGT GCCAAAAGAGAACCTACAGGAAAACCATCCTTCCAGAAGTATAAGG GTGGAAGGATCCGTAAACCCTTTGTAAAGGTAGTGGACTCCAGCAG ACATTACCGTCCAATTTATCTGGCCATGCCGAACATGCCAGAGTTTAACCTAACGTCAGCTCCCCCCTGCAGTCCATTCTATGTAGAGGACCAGGAACACTCTGGGAAGAGACCTAAAGTGCACGG AAACCGAGGGGCGAGAGTGTCAgccagtgaggagagggggcAGGACCGGGCCAGGAGGAACAGGGAGAAGAAACGTGGAGGCTACTGCGAGTGCTGCACGCTCAAATACAACAACATCAAAGCT CACCTGCGGAGTGAGCAGCACAAGGCCTTCTCCAGAAGTGATGAGTACCTGGTGGTGGACAGGCTCATCACCACACTGCCCTTCAACTTCAGTCATGTCAAAACAACACAAACTCCAACCACAAG GTCAAAGTACAGCATAACCTCCCAGTTGTGTGTTCCTGGACCCAGCatacagatggaggaagagaaggagggaggtgtGGAAACCAAAGAGCTGAAGGGGGGATTAATGTCCCTCTGGTCTACTACAGTGGAGCCCCCTCTCTCCCAGAGTGTGGAAAACCCCTTGGAACAGCCTCGGAAGCGCAGCCGAGGAGCCCCTGTTCCCCACAGCACCAGCGAGGGGGAGAAGAGGTGCTCTTACGTCCCAGACAGACCCCAGCCCAAGCACAGATCCCTGTCCTGCAAACAACGCTGCCAACGGGGATCCCCCCGCAAGCACCGCCAGAGGGCTGGGCTGAGTCAGACACCTGTGTCTAATGCAGAAATAGACCCTTCTACCTTTGACTCTGTCGCTAACCCCAGACTTTCCCATCAGGGCCAGAGAACTCACACAGACAAAGATGGCCGCTCTTCATTTAGTCACACAGAGGATTTACAATGTGGCGATCCAGCTGGACGTGTGAAGGTCCCTTCCAGTCAGCACAAGGTTGCAGGGCCTTCAGAACACCACAAGCTCAGAGCTTTAGAGGAGAGTGAACTGAGTCATGATACGTTGGCTGGGGATACTCTTTCCGGGAATGCTGGGGGTGTTCCGGAGCTCGAGGCAGGTGACACGGAGACACACATCCCTCCTCCTGCCAGGACATTACAGAGGAGGGTCAGGGATTACAGACGGAAGAGAAGGAAAGTTGAGAAGCAGCAGAATGCTCAGGAGCAGGAAAAAACGTGCAATGTTCCCAGCAGCTCTCTGCTGAACCTCTGGCAGCTGTTCCACTCCAGTGAG GACATGGAGTGTGAGTTCAGAGGCTTTCCCAGCTGTTCCACTCCAGTGAGGACATGGAGTGCGAGTTCAGAGGCTTTCCCAGCTGTTCCACTCCAGTGA
- the LOC110507732 gene encoding protein DBF4 homolog A isoform X1: MKSRRTQKSTKPRLQDPKLADKGHKSASKSHAKPPCESYPAPKKPFTGKLFYLDLPSNRRAETLENDIKRFGGTVEKFFSKEIKYLVSNKREARYVQCHGRDPLVPSPDSGHSSPHPRPHPGSHRDSLKGSSQGQANMVVISRGKSFVKRVVKEQVRIQVNEILTNALEWGVKILYIDDVMAYMEKKKSNVKYTAEKPTATTAAVKKSAKREPTGKPSFQKYKGGRIRKPFVKVVDSSRHYRPIYLAMPNMPEFNLTSAPPCSPFYVEDQEHSGKRPKVHGNRGARVSASEERGQDRARRNREKKRGGYCECCTLKYNNIKAHLRSEQHKAFSRSDEYLVVDRLITTLPFNFSHVKTTQTPTTRSKYSITSQLCVPGPSIQMEEEKEGGVETKELKGGLMSLWSTTVEPPLSQSVENPLEQPRKRSRGAPVPHSTSEGEKRCSYVPDRPQPKHRSLSCKQRCQRGSPRKHRQRAGLSQTPVSNAEIDPSTFDSVANPRLSHQGQRTHTDKDGRSSFSHTEDLQCGDPAGRVKVPSSQHKVAGPSEHHKLRALEESELSHDTLAGDTLSGNAGGVPELEAGDTETHIPPPARTLQRRVRDYRRKRRKVEKQQNAQEQEKTCNVPSSSLLNLWQLFHSSEDMECEFRGFPSCSTPVRTWSVSSEAFPAVPLQ, encoded by the exons ATGAAATCTAGACGCACCCAAAAGTCTACAAAACCCCGTTTACAAG ACCCCAAACTCGCTGATAAGGGGCACAAGTCAGCCTCGAAAAGCCATGCCAAACCACCATGTGAATCGTATCCTGCCCCAAAAAAGCCTTTCACTGGGAAACTATTCTACTTAGATTTGCCATCAAACAGAAGAGCAGAGACATTAGAGAATGATATCAAAAGGTTTGGAGGG ACGGTGGAGAAATTCTTCAGCAAGGAGATCAAGTACCTGGTGTCTAATAAGAGAGAGGCCAGGTATGTGCAGTGTCATGGCCGCGACCCTCTTGTCCCAAGCCCTGACTCTGGGCACAGCTCCCCCCACCCTCGCCCCCATCCCGGCAGCCACAGAGACAGCCTCAAAGGAAGCTCCCAGGGCCAGGCAAACATG GTGGTCATAAGCAGGGGCAAGTCTTTTGTGAAGAGAGTTGTAAAAGAGCAG GTGAGAATACAGGTCAACGAGATCCTAACCAATGCTCTGGAGTGGGGAGTGAAAATCCTGTATattgatg ATGTAATGGCTTATATGGAAAAGAAGAAAAGTAATGTTAAGTATACTGCTGAAAAGCCAACCGCAACCACAGCTGCTGTCAAAAAAAGT GCCAAAAGAGAACCTACAGGAAAACCATCCTTCCAGAAGTATAAGG GTGGAAGGATCCGTAAACCCTTTGTAAAGGTAGTGGACTCCAGCAG ACATTACCGTCCAATTTATCTGGCCATGCCGAACATGCCAGAGTTTAACCTAACGTCAGCTCCCCCCTGCAGTCCATTCTATGTAGAGGACCAGGAACACTCTGGGAAGAGACCTAAAGTGCACGG AAACCGAGGGGCGAGAGTGTCAgccagtgaggagagggggcAGGACCGGGCCAGGAGGAACAGGGAGAAGAAACGTGGAGGCTACTGCGAGTGCTGCACGCTCAAATACAACAACATCAAAGCT CACCTGCGGAGTGAGCAGCACAAGGCCTTCTCCAGAAGTGATGAGTACCTGGTGGTGGACAGGCTCATCACCACACTGCCCTTCAACTTCAGTCATGTCAAAACAACACAAACTCCAACCACAAG GTCAAAGTACAGCATAACCTCCCAGTTGTGTGTTCCTGGACCCAGCatacagatggaggaagagaaggagggaggtgtGGAAACCAAAGAGCTGAAGGGGGGATTAATGTCCCTCTGGTCTACTACAGTGGAGCCCCCTCTCTCCCAGAGTGTGGAAAACCCCTTGGAACAGCCTCGGAAGCGCAGCCGAGGAGCCCCTGTTCCCCACAGCACCAGCGAGGGGGAGAAGAGGTGCTCTTACGTCCCAGACAGACCCCAGCCCAAGCACAGATCCCTGTCCTGCAAACAACGCTGCCAACGGGGATCCCCCCGCAAGCACCGCCAGAGGGCTGGGCTGAGTCAGACACCTGTGTCTAATGCAGAAATAGACCCTTCTACCTTTGACTCTGTCGCTAACCCCAGACTTTCCCATCAGGGCCAGAGAACTCACACAGACAAAGATGGCCGCTCTTCATTTAGTCACACAGAGGATTTACAATGTGGCGATCCAGCTGGACGTGTGAAGGTCCCTTCCAGTCAGCACAAGGTTGCAGGGCCTTCAGAACACCACAAGCTCAGAGCTTTAGAGGAGAGTGAACTGAGTCATGATACGTTGGCTGGGGATACTCTTTCCGGGAATGCTGGGGGTGTTCCGGAGCTCGAGGCAGGTGACACGGAGACACACATCCCTCCTCCTGCCAGGACATTACAGAGGAGGGTCAGGGATTACAGACGGAAGAGAAGGAAAGTTGAGAAGCAGCAGAATGCTCAGGAGCAGGAAAAAACGTGCAATGTTCCCAGCAGCTCTCTGCTGAACCTCTGGCAGCTGTTCCACTCCAGTGAGGACATGGAGTGTGAGTTCAGAGGCTTTCCCAGCTGTTCCACTCCAGTGAGGACATGGAGTGTGAGTTCAGAGGCTTTCCCAGCTGTTCCACTCCAGTGA
- the LOC110507732 gene encoding protein DBF4 homolog A isoform X3 yields MVVISRGKSFVKRVVKEQVRIQVNEILTNALEWGVKILYIDDVMAYMEKKKSNVKYTAEKPTATTAAVKKSAKREPTGKPSFQKYKGGRIRKPFVKVVDSSRHYRPIYLAMPNMPEFNLTSAPPCSPFYVEDQEHSGKRPKVHGNRGARVSASEERGQDRARRNREKKRGGYCECCTLKYNNIKAHLRSEQHKAFSRSDEYLVVDRLITTLPFNFSHVKTTQTPTTRSKYSITSQLCVPGPSIQMEEEKEGGVETKELKGGLMSLWSTTVEPPLSQSVENPLEQPRKRSRGAPVPHSTSEGEKRCSYVPDRPQPKHRSLSCKQRCQRGSPRKHRQRAGLSQTPVSNAEIDPSTFDSVANPRLSHQGQRTHTDKDGRSSFSHTEDLQCGDPAGRVKVPSSQHKVAGPSEHHKLRALEESELSHDTLAGDTLSGNAGGVPELEAGDTETHIPPPARTLQRRVRDYRRKRRKVEKQQNAQEQEKTCNVPSSSLLNLWQLFHSSEDMECEFRGFPSCSTPVRTWSVSSEAFPAVPLQ; encoded by the exons ATG GTGGTCATAAGCAGGGGCAAGTCTTTTGTGAAGAGAGTTGTAAAAGAGCAG GTGAGAATACAGGTCAACGAGATCCTAACCAATGCTCTGGAGTGGGGAGTGAAAATCCTGTATattgatg ATGTAATGGCTTATATGGAAAAGAAGAAAAGTAATGTTAAGTATACTGCTGAAAAGCCAACCGCAACCACAGCTGCTGTCAAAAAAAGT GCCAAAAGAGAACCTACAGGAAAACCATCCTTCCAGAAGTATAAGG GTGGAAGGATCCGTAAACCCTTTGTAAAGGTAGTGGACTCCAGCAG ACATTACCGTCCAATTTATCTGGCCATGCCGAACATGCCAGAGTTTAACCTAACGTCAGCTCCCCCCTGCAGTCCATTCTATGTAGAGGACCAGGAACACTCTGGGAAGAGACCTAAAGTGCACGG AAACCGAGGGGCGAGAGTGTCAgccagtgaggagagggggcAGGACCGGGCCAGGAGGAACAGGGAGAAGAAACGTGGAGGCTACTGCGAGTGCTGCACGCTCAAATACAACAACATCAAAGCT CACCTGCGGAGTGAGCAGCACAAGGCCTTCTCCAGAAGTGATGAGTACCTGGTGGTGGACAGGCTCATCACCACACTGCCCTTCAACTTCAGTCATGTCAAAACAACACAAACTCCAACCACAAG GTCAAAGTACAGCATAACCTCCCAGTTGTGTGTTCCTGGACCCAGCatacagatggaggaagagaaggagggaggtgtGGAAACCAAAGAGCTGAAGGGGGGATTAATGTCCCTCTGGTCTACTACAGTGGAGCCCCCTCTCTCCCAGAGTGTGGAAAACCCCTTGGAACAGCCTCGGAAGCGCAGCCGAGGAGCCCCTGTTCCCCACAGCACCAGCGAGGGGGAGAAGAGGTGCTCTTACGTCCCAGACAGACCCCAGCCCAAGCACAGATCCCTGTCCTGCAAACAACGCTGCCAACGGGGATCCCCCCGCAAGCACCGCCAGAGGGCTGGGCTGAGTCAGACACCTGTGTCTAATGCAGAAATAGACCCTTCTACCTTTGACTCTGTCGCTAACCCCAGACTTTCCCATCAGGGCCAGAGAACTCACACAGACAAAGATGGCCGCTCTTCATTTAGTCACACAGAGGATTTACAATGTGGCGATCCAGCTGGACGTGTGAAGGTCCCTTCCAGTCAGCACAAGGTTGCAGGGCCTTCAGAACACCACAAGCTCAGAGCTTTAGAGGAGAGTGAACTGAGTCATGATACGTTGGCTGGGGATACTCTTTCCGGGAATGCTGGGGGTGTTCCGGAGCTCGAGGCAGGTGACACGGAGACACACATCCCTCCTCCTGCCAGGACATTACAGAGGAGGGTCAGGGATTACAGACGGAAGAGAAGGAAAGTTGAGAAGCAGCAGAATGCTCAGGAGCAGGAAAAAACGTGCAATGTTCCCAGCAGCTCTCTGCTGAACCTCTGGCAGCTGTTCCACTCCAGTGAGGACATGGAGTGTGAGTTCAGAGGCTTTCCCAGCTGTTCCACTCCAGTGAGGACATGGAGTGTGAGTTCAGAGGCTTTCCCAGCTGTTCCACTCCAGTGA